The Anaerolineales bacterium DNA segment TGACGAAATCGTGGTACCTCGTCGATGCCACGGATCAAAACTTGGGCCGCATGGCGACCCGCATCGCGCAGGTCTTGCTTGGAAAGAACAAACCGCAGTTCACCCCCGGCGTGGACCTGGGTGATTTCGTGATCGTTATCAACGCGGAGAAAGTTACGGTCACCGGGAATAAGCTCGACGATAAATTCTACTACCGCTATTCCGGATACCCGGGCGGCATGAAGAGCGTCAATCTCCGCAACCAACTGGCGAAATTCCCGGACAGGGTCATCAAGTCCGCCGTCTGGGGAATGCTGCCCCACAACCGGCACGGCCGAAGGATTATGAAGAATCTTCGCATTTATGCCGGCGCGCAGCATCCACATGCCGCACAAAAGCCGGAGAAAATGGATTTGGATTAGGTTCGCTGCCGAAACGCGAGAGAAAGTCAGAGCCGTTTCGCATCGGCGAAGAACGATATGGAGAGGCGTAATTGATGAGCGAATATTTTGAAGGAATTGGCCGCAGGAAAACCAGCACTGCCCGCGTGCGTGTCTCGCCAGGCAATGGCCAGTTCTTGGTAAACAACAAGCCTGCGGAGGAGTATTTCACCCGCGTAGGTGACATGGATCTGATCTTGGCGCCGCTGCGCGATGCGGAAATGGAAGGGAAACTGGATATTTCCGTTCACGTCAATGGTGGCGGCGTCACGGGTCAAACGGGTGCGGTGCGCCACGGGATTGCGCGTGCGCTGCTGGTGATGGATAAATCTCTACGGCCGGCGATGCGAAGCGGCGGTCATCTCACGCGCGATGCTCGCATGAAAGAGCGCAAAAAGCCAGGTTTGAAACGAGCCCGCAAGGCGCCGACGTATACCAAACGCTGATCTTCTTCTGTATCAGGAGAAATGGCGTGGATAAATGCACGATTGAGGCCGGGGAAATCCGATTCCCCGGCTTTCCGCATTGAAGGGGAGTGTCGCGTGGAAAAAGGTATCATCGTCATCGGATTGGGCCCCGGAGATCCCCATTTGTTGACCCGGGAGGCGTGGGATGTGCTCTCGGATGCCGTCGAGCTGCATCTACGGACCGGATTTCACCCGATCGTGCCGGCGCTGCCGGTGCACCTCGAGGTGAATACGTTCGATTCCTTGTACGACGAGCTCGACAGTTTCGAGGCGGTTTATGCGGCCATCGTGGATCGGCTGATCGACCTGGCAGCCAATTCAAACCCGGTCGTATACGGCGTACCCGGAGATCCGACGGTCGGCGAAGCGACGGTGGTCGAGTTGCGGCATCGTACGAAGGAATTGGGGATACCGCTGCGCATCATCCACGGCGTGAGTTTCTGCGAGCCCTGTTTGAATCTGCTGGGCGTGGATGCATTAGATGGCTTGTTCATCGCCGATGCCCTGGAACTGGCCGCCCGGCATCATCCTATGTTTCCTCCGGATTCACCTGCCCTGATCGGTCAGTTGTACGACCGCATGGTGGCGGCCGATGTCAAACTGACTCTGATGAATCAATACCCCGACGAGCACGACGTGATACTGCTGCACGAGAGCGGCACGTCACAGGCGAAAGTAGAAGAGCTGCCTCTGCATCGGATCGATCAGAGCGAACAGATCGGCAGTCTCACGGCATTGTTCGTGCCGGCCCTCGAGAAATCATCGGCTTTTGAAAACGCATCGTTCGCTGCGGCCCCATTTGATGGAAGAGGCCTACGAAACTTTGAGCGCACTGGATAATGAGGACGAAAGCGCCTTGCGCGAGGAATTGGGGGATCTGCTGCTGCAGATTATCCTGCACGCCCAGATCGCCACAGAAGCAGGAACTTTCACGATGGCCGATGTCGTGGCATACGTCCAGGAAAAGATCATCCGCCGCCATCCGCATGTTTTCGCCGGCCTGGATGTGGAAGGCGTGGATCAGGTGCTTCAAAATTGGGAGAGTTTGAAGGCCGCAGAACGAAAGGAACACCAGGAGGACAGGGGCTTGCTTGACGGCATTCCACAGAACTTTCCGGCGCTCTCTCAGGCTGCGGAAATTCAATCGCGTGTGGTGCGCGTCGGTTTCGACTGGCCCGACCTTACCGGGGTGGAGGGGAAGGTGCAGGAGGAAATGCAGGAAGTCGCCCAAGCCGCAACACCGGCGGAACGGGTTGGAGAGATCGGCGATTTATTGTTCGCTGTAGTAAACTATGCCCGCTGGATTGATGTGGATGCGGAAGCCGCATTGCGCGAAGCGAATCTGCGCTTTCGGCGGCGTTTCCGGGAGTTGGAACGGGAGGCCTCCCGCCAGGGACGCGAGCTCAGCGGGATGACGCTAGAGGAGATGGACTCGCTTTGGGAAGCGGTCAAGTCGAAAGAGGGATGATGGGCGCTATCTTAATACGGAAGAATGGGTTTGCATTTACTGCCCTCGTGTCCGTCCTGCTCGCTTCTTGCGCGCTCGTTCGCGATCTACAAAGCACAGACCTGGATCCGGCGGAAACCTTGCCCATCGCAACGCACACCGAAGCCGTCGAATCGGAAACGCCGGAAGAAGCGCCTCTCCAGACGATGACTCCGACGGTTACCGTTCAGCTCGAACCGTTCACGTTTTCGTTGGATGGACCCGCGCGCGATATCGCCTACGAAATTCCGCTGACCTTGCAGTTCGTCGATGAAAGCAGTGCCTCGTTCTTTTTCAAACTCGATCAACCCCAGGAAGGGGCGCTATTCGTTTGGGACGGACGAGGGCTCGTGGGACAGATGGAGTTTGACGCTCAAGTTACCCGCCACCAATTCGATCTATTCGGATTAGAACCGGGAGTCGGATATTCCGCCATCGTTGGTTTGCGCGACGAATCTGGTTTGTATTTCCCACCTGCTTTTGCGGATGGAGGATGGGCAGCAATCGACTTCGAGACGCTCGAGTCTGCGTGGGAGCCAATCCGCATGGGCGTGATCGGCGATTCGGGATTCGGAGAGCAACTGACGTACGACCTGCTCACCGAGATGGCAGCGTTCGATTTGGATTTCGTCGTGCATACGGGGGACGTCGTTTACAGGGTGTATGAGGATCCAGATCCCGCGACAGCCTTCGGCCGGAAATATTTCCTTCCGTTCGCGCCCATCTTGCATCAGATGCCCGTATATGCCGTACCCGGAAATCACGAGTTCGAAATTGCCACGCTCCTAGATGATCTGCCTTTTTACTTTCACGTATTTCCCCCGATTCTGGATGAGGCGCGGGGTTTGCGGGGTT contains these protein-coding regions:
- the rplM gene encoding 50S ribosomal protein L13 yields the protein MQKTYYPKPGDVTKSWYLVDATDQNLGRMATRIAQVLLGKNKPQFTPGVDLGDFVIVINAEKVTVTGNKLDDKFYYRYSGYPGGMKSVNLRNQLAKFPDRVIKSAVWGMLPHNRHGRRIMKNLRIYAGAQHPHAAQKPEKMDLD
- the rpsI gene encoding 30S ribosomal protein S9 encodes the protein MSEYFEGIGRRKTSTARVRVSPGNGQFLVNNKPAEEYFTRVGDMDLILAPLRDAEMEGKLDISVHVNGGGVTGQTGAVRHGIARALLVMDKSLRPAMRSGGHLTRDARMKERKKPGLKRARKAPTYTKR
- a CDS encoding SAM-dependent methyltransferase; translation: MEKGIIVIGLGPGDPHLLTREAWDVLSDAVELHLRTGFHPIVPALPVHLEVNTFDSLYDELDSFEAVYAAIVDRLIDLAANSNPVVYGVPGDPTVGEATVVELRHRTKELGIPLRIIHGVSFCEPCLNLLGVDALDGLFIADALELAARHHPMFPPDSPALIGQLYDRMVAADVKLTLMNQYPDEHDVILLHESGTSQAKVEELPLHRIDQSEQIGSLTALFVPALEKSSAFENASFAAAPFDGRGLRNFERTG
- the mazG gene encoding nucleoside triphosphate pyrophosphohydrolase, which gives rise to MSALDNEDESALREELGDLLLQIILHAQIATEAGTFTMADVVAYVQEKIIRRHPHVFAGLDVEGVDQVLQNWESLKAAERKEHQEDRGLLDGIPQNFPALSQAAEIQSRVVRVGFDWPDLTGVEGKVQEEMQEVAQAATPAERVGEIGDLLFAVVNYARWIDVDAEAALREANLRFRRRFRELEREASRQGRELSGMTLEEMDSLWEAVKSKEG
- a CDS encoding metallophosphoesterase — encoded protein: MGAILIRKNGFAFTALVSVLLASCALVRDLQSTDLDPAETLPIATHTEAVESETPEEAPLQTMTPTVTVQLEPFTFSLDGPARDIAYEIPLTLQFVDESSASFFFKLDQPQEGALFVWDGRGLVGQMEFDAQVTRHQFDLFGLEPGVGYSAIVGLRDESGLYFPPAFADGGWAAIDFETLESAWEPIRMGVIGDSGFGEQLTYDLLTEMAAFDLDFVVHTGDVVYRVYEDPDPATAFGRKYFLPFAPILHQMPVYAVPGNHEFEIATLLDDLPFYFHVFPPILDEARGLRGSDGLREYFRFSIGDYQFILLNSQAFYGSGERDAQTAWLEEQLQDQSVKHSIIVSHIPPFTSGKYEKDGGPLRSRWVPLFEASNVRLVLSGHDHNYQRLEVNGITYVVSGGGSTSLYPLSLAHPDAKAFERRSHFVLLELYRDRIELISIARGGEVLDQATIPLPAE